A window of the Scandinavium goeteborgense genome harbors these coding sequences:
- the nagA gene encoding N-acetylglucosamine-6-phosphate deacetylase: MYALTHGRIYTGHEILDDHAMVIANGLIERICPQADLPSGIEQRSLNGAILAPGFIDVQLNGCGGVQFNDSPDAVTVETLEIMQKANEKSGCTSYLPTLITSSDELMKQGIRVMREYLAKYPNQALGLHLEGPWLNIVKKGTHNPDFVRTPDHELVDFLCANADVITKVTLAPEMVPAEVITRLVDAGIVVSAGHSNATLKEAKVGFRAGITFATHLYNAMPYITGREPGLAGAIFDEADVYCGIIVDGLHVDFANVRNAKRLKGDKLCLVTDATAPAGAHIDEFIFAGKTIYYRDGLCVDENGTLSGSALTMIEGVRNLVEHCGIALDEVLRMATLYPARAIGVDKQLGSLAPGMVANLTAFTRDYKITKTIVNGNEVVAE; the protein is encoded by the coding sequence ATGTATGCATTAACCCATGGCCGAATTTATACCGGCCACGAAATTCTGGATGACCATGCAATGGTTATCGCCAATGGCCTGATTGAACGTATCTGCCCACAGGCCGATTTGCCGTCCGGGATTGAGCAACGCTCGTTAAATGGCGCCATTCTTGCTCCCGGTTTTATCGACGTCCAGCTGAACGGCTGTGGCGGCGTGCAGTTCAACGACAGCCCAGACGCGGTGACCGTTGAAACGCTGGAAATCATGCAGAAAGCCAACGAGAAATCAGGCTGCACCAGCTATCTGCCCACGCTGATTACCTCCAGCGATGAATTAATGAAGCAAGGTATCCGCGTGATGCGTGAATACCTGGCGAAATACCCGAATCAGGCGCTGGGTCTGCACCTGGAAGGGCCATGGCTGAACATCGTCAAGAAAGGCACGCACAATCCTGATTTCGTGCGTACGCCTGACCATGAGCTGGTCGATTTCCTGTGTGCCAACGCCGATGTGATTACCAAAGTCACCCTGGCCCCAGAAATGGTGCCTGCCGAGGTGATCACTCGTCTGGTTGACGCCGGAATTGTCGTCTCGGCTGGTCACTCCAACGCCACGCTGAAAGAAGCCAAAGTTGGTTTCCGCGCCGGGATCACCTTCGCCACGCATTTATATAACGCGATGCCTTACATCACCGGGCGCGAGCCAGGCCTGGCGGGCGCGATTTTCGATGAAGCTGACGTTTATTGCGGCATCATCGTTGACGGTCTGCACGTTGATTTCGCTAACGTACGTAACGCCAAACGCCTGAAAGGCGACAAGCTGTGTCTGGTCACCGACGCCACCGCGCCGGCAGGTGCACACATTGATGAGTTCATTTTTGCTGGTAAAACAATATACTACCGGGATGGACTGTGTGTGGATGAGAACGGCACGTTAAGCGGTTCAGCATTGACCATGATCGAAGGCGTGCGTAACCTGGTAGAACACTGTGGTATCGCGCTGGATGAAGTGCTGCGTATGGCAACCCTTTACCCGGCACGCGCTATCGGCGTGGACAAACAGCTGGGAAGCCTCGCACCAGGCATGGTAGCCAACCTGACCGCGTTCACTCGCGATTATAAAATCACTAAGACCATCGTTAATGGTAACGAGGTCGTTGCCGAGTAA
- the nagC gene encoding DNA-binding transcriptional regulator NagC: protein MTSGGHAQIGNVDLVKQLNSAAVYRLIDQHGPISRIQIAEQSQLAPASVTKITRQLIERGLIKEVDQQASTGGRRAISIITETRNFHAIGVRLGRHDTTLTLYDLSSKVIAEEHYPLPERTQETLEHALLNTIATFIENSQRKIRELIAISVILPGLVDPESGVIRYMPHIQVENWGLVGALEKRFKVTCFVGHDIRSLALAEHYFGATHDCDDSILVRVHRGTGAGIISNGRIFIGRNGNVGEIGHIQVDPLGERCHCGNFGCLETVAANAAIEQRVRLLLEKGYQSKVSLDDCSIKAICKAANKGDALASEVIEQVGRHLGKTIAIAINLFNPQKVVIAGEITDAEKILLPAIEGCINTQALKAFRHNLPVVKSELDHRSAIGAFALVKRSMLNGMLLQRLLEG, encoded by the coding sequence ATGACATCAGGCGGACACGCTCAAATTGGTAATGTTGACCTCGTTAAACAACTTAACAGCGCGGCCGTTTACCGCCTGATTGATCAGCATGGTCCTATCTCGCGCATTCAAATTGCCGAACAGAGCCAGCTTGCTCCCGCCAGCGTGACCAAAATCACGCGTCAGTTAATCGAACGCGGCTTGATCAAAGAAGTCGATCAGCAGGCCTCCACCGGGGGCCGCCGCGCTATTTCGATAATCACTGAGACCCGCAATTTTCATGCTATCGGCGTGCGCCTTGGGCGTCATGACACCACCCTCACGCTCTACGATCTGAGCAGTAAAGTCATCGCCGAAGAGCACTACCCGCTGCCGGAGCGCACCCAGGAAACCCTGGAGCACGCGCTGCTCAACACCATCGCTACCTTTATTGAAAACAGCCAGCGCAAAATCCGCGAGCTGATCGCTATCTCGGTTATTCTGCCGGGACTGGTCGATCCGGAAAGCGGCGTTATCCGCTACATGCCGCATATTCAGGTCGAAAACTGGGGTCTGGTCGGCGCGCTGGAAAAACGCTTCAAAGTGACCTGCTTTGTCGGCCACGATATCCGCAGTTTAGCCCTCGCAGAGCACTACTTTGGTGCGACGCACGACTGCGATGACTCTATTCTGGTGCGCGTCCACCGCGGAACTGGCGCCGGAATCATCTCCAACGGCCGCATTTTTATCGGTCGTAATGGCAACGTCGGTGAGATTGGTCATATTCAGGTCGACCCGCTGGGCGAGCGCTGTCACTGCGGCAACTTTGGCTGTCTCGAAACCGTTGCCGCTAACGCCGCCATCGAACAGCGGGTGCGCCTGCTGTTGGAAAAAGGCTATCAGAGCAAAGTCTCGCTGGATGATTGTTCCATTAAAGCTATCTGCAAAGCCGCGAATAAAGGCGATGCGCTGGCCAGCGAAGTGATTGAACAGGTGGGTCGCCATCTGGGCAAAACCATCGCCATCGCCATTAACCTGTTTAACCCGCAGAAAGTGGTGATCGCCGGTGAAATTACCGACGCGGAAAAAATCCTGCTGCCTGCGATTGAAGGCTGCATTAATACTCAGGCGCTGAAAGCCTTCCGCCACAACCTGCCGGTAGTGAAATCTGAGCTGGATCACCGCTCCGCAATTGGCGCCTTCGCGCTCGTCAAACGCTCGATGCTCAACGGAATGCTGCTCCAGCGTCTGCTGGAAGGTTAA
- the nagD gene encoding ribonucleotide monophosphatase NagD, whose amino-acid sequence MTLQNIICDIDGVLMHDNVAVPGAAEFLTRVLEKGMPLVLLTNYPSQTGQDLANRFATAGVDVPDSVFYTSAMATADFLRRQEGKKAYVVGEGALIHELYKAGFTITDVNPDFVIVGETRSFNWEMMHKAAFFVANGARFIATNPDTHGRGFYPACGALCAGIEKISGRKPFYVGKPSPWIIRAALNKMQAHSEQTVIVGDNLRTDILAGFQAGLETILVLSGVSTVDDIDSMPFRPSWIYPSVAEIDVI is encoded by the coding sequence ATGACCCTTCAGAACATCATTTGCGATATTGACGGCGTGCTGATGCACGATAACGTCGCCGTTCCTGGCGCTGCGGAGTTTTTGACCCGCGTGCTGGAGAAAGGCATGCCGCTGGTATTGCTGACTAACTACCCTTCACAAACCGGTCAGGACCTGGCCAACCGCTTCGCCACCGCAGGTGTCGACGTGCCGGACAGCGTCTTTTATACCTCAGCAATGGCAACGGCCGATTTCCTGCGTCGTCAGGAAGGTAAAAAAGCGTACGTGGTCGGCGAAGGCGCATTGATCCACGAGCTGTATAAAGCCGGGTTTACCATCACCGATGTGAATCCCGATTTTGTTATCGTGGGCGAGACGCGTTCCTTTAACTGGGAAATGATGCATAAAGCCGCCTTCTTCGTGGCAAACGGTGCGCGGTTCATTGCGACCAACCCGGATACCCACGGCCGCGGATTCTATCCGGCCTGTGGCGCATTGTGTGCTGGGATCGAGAAGATCTCCGGGCGCAAACCGTTTTACGTTGGAAAGCCAAGCCCGTGGATCATCCGCGCTGCGCTCAACAAAATGCAGGCCCATTCAGAGCAGACGGTTATCGTCGGCGATAACCTGCGCACCGACATTCTGGCGGGCTTCCAGGCCGGTCTGGAAACGATTCTGGTGCTCTCTGGCGTATCGACCGTGGATGACATCGACAGCATGCCGTTCCGACCGTCGTGGATTTATCCGTCGGTGGCCGAAATTGACGTAATCTGA